In Neisseria animalis, a single window of DNA contains:
- a CDS encoding C40 family peptidase — protein MNKIFRPAAILSALCLLFAGGFAYADELENLLNRQNDRQQILRLFDNGTTTSPAPKKAVAQKISVSPPSPQPDNNGNADELIRSAMGLLGVAYRYGGTSAATGFDCSGFMQHIFRRSMGMTLPRTSAEQAKLGTHVDRSDLQPGDMVFFRTMGRGRISHVGLYIGNNRFIHAPRTGKTIEITSLSNKYWGSKYAFGRRVKKHDSARFVN, from the coding sequence ATGAACAAGATTTTCCGGCCGGCAGCCATTCTGTCGGCACTCTGCCTGCTCTTTGCAGGCGGTTTTGCCTATGCCGACGAGCTGGAAAACCTGCTCAACCGGCAAAACGACCGCCAGCAGATTTTACGGCTGTTTGACAACGGTACAACAACCTCCCCCGCCCCGAAAAAAGCCGTTGCCCAAAAAATAAGCGTATCCCCCCCTTCCCCGCAGCCCGACAACAACGGCAATGCCGACGAACTGATCCGCAGCGCCATGGGACTGCTCGGCGTTGCCTACCGCTACGGCGGCACATCGGCCGCAACCGGTTTCGACTGTAGCGGTTTCATGCAACACATTTTCCGCCGCAGCATGGGCATGACCCTGCCGCGCACTTCCGCCGAACAAGCCAAGCTGGGAACGCACGTTGACCGCAGCGATTTACAGCCCGGAGACATGGTGTTTTTCCGCACCATGGGACGCGGGCGCATTTCCCACGTCGGCCTCTATATCGGCAACAACCGCTTTATCCACGCGCCCCGCACCGGTAAGACCATTGAAATCACCAGTTTGAGCAACAAATACTGGGGTTCCAAATACGCCTTCGGCCGCCGCGTTAAAAAACATGATTCCGCCCGATTCGTCAATTAA
- a CDS encoding lysozyme inhibitor LprI family protein — translation MHPKLLAAALLPLLLLGACRGEKPEQNQPALACDHPNAVQNVRDHIIGTLTREAKAFARNDNRKFVDADKIIAAATQLTVRLDQAKAVRDGNKMLCQAGLSVHIPSDIAAAAESGSPLIYGQTAIRELVEQKIMGSNLDFDGSTFRTVLRYTPKSDGGIAFQDNAIEQTAQTLSVALLPYGVKSIVVIDGQAVSKEEAVKRLSAEQFPEPPAADPEDILENNAASQAEGVPAATEFDEETEVLVPNSGDTPDIPAVAQSELDNARTQNQHAEADITRIWHKMERGVQQNMIDEQRAWLHKKQQDCLRASAVADNPAQAEYLQLQCDTRMTRERMQYLRGYVIE, via the coding sequence ATGCATCCGAAACTGCTTGCCGCCGCTCTGCTCCCACTTCTGCTGCTGGGTGCGTGCCGCGGCGAAAAGCCCGAACAAAACCAACCCGCACTGGCTTGCGACCACCCCAACGCCGTACAAAACGTGCGCGACCACATCATCGGCACACTCACCCGTGAAGCCAAAGCCTTTGCCCGCAACGACAACCGTAAATTTGTCGATGCCGACAAAATCATTGCCGCCGCCACCCAGCTTACCGTCCGTCTGGATCAGGCAAAAGCCGTGCGAGACGGCAATAAGATGTTGTGCCAAGCCGGTTTGAGCGTACATATCCCCAGCGACATCGCCGCCGCCGCAGAAAGCGGCAGCCCGCTCATCTACGGACAAACCGCCATACGCGAGCTGGTAGAACAAAAAATCATGGGCAGCAATCTCGATTTTGACGGCTCAACTTTCCGCACCGTTTTACGCTACACCCCGAAATCAGACGGCGGTATCGCCTTTCAAGACAATGCCATCGAGCAAACCGCGCAAACGCTGTCGGTTGCCCTGCTGCCTTACGGGGTGAAAAGCATCGTCGTGATTGACGGTCAGGCAGTCAGCAAAGAAGAAGCAGTCAAACGCCTGTCGGCGGAGCAATTCCCCGAACCGCCTGCTGCCGATCCCGAAGATATTTTAGAGAACAATGCCGCCAGCCAAGCCGAGGGCGTACCGGCTGCAACGGAATTTGACGAGGAAACGGAAGTTCTCGTCCCCAACAGCGGCGACACCCCTGATATTCCGGCCGTAGCGCAAAGCGAATTGGACAACGCGCGTACTCAAAACCAACACGCCGAAGCCGACATTACCCGCATTTGGCACAAAATGGAACGTGGCGTACAGCAAAATATGATTGACGAACAGCGCGCATGGTTACACAAGAAACAGCAAGACTGTCTGCGCGCTTCTGCCGTTGCCGACAATCCTGCTCAGGCCGAATACCTGCAACTGCAATGCGATACGCGCATGACCCGCGAACGCATGCAATACCTGCGCGGTTACGTTATCGAATAA
- a CDS encoding ABC1 kinase family protein has protein sequence MMIPTLLALRDLSRMREIMTILTKHGLGSFVQRIKPVHQGDKTQADPKSRYLSTPRRFRMAFEELGPTFIKLGQVLSTRVDIFSAEWIEEFERLQSNVAPIPFGDIETLVESQLGRPVGEVFRYINPRPVGSASIAQVHQAVLVSGETVAVKIKRPDIEPVIQADLRILNHLASLIESEIPETRRYQPVQMVQYFARSLAKETDLSVELRYMQRFGQTFEGHEFIHIPTVYPEISNRQILVQEHIGDTLLKNIDIDEMPSAMRARLAERITDTLFTMILKQGFFHADPHPGNIFVNGDGRITLIDFGLVGHLSSTRRREIVELLTALANKDQFTMQYVLSNWAEGDLPDENLLGADVLEMLLNYEHTPVRDLRISQVINDITQIMRRHSLTLPGDLVMLFKTLITLEGVVKRLDGKIELLERAKPIVLDAFQERTSPKQLARKSKMHLHTLLQAADELPQSVFRLSRRLQKGQMGITLDFKRFDQFGHQLDRATNRLTMGIVTAALIIGSSIVMSIETGPKLIGFIGYLLAFANSLWIMWSIWRSGKH, from the coding sequence ATGATGATTCCGACTTTGCTGGCCTTGCGCGATTTGTCGCGGATGCGCGAGATTATGACCATTCTGACCAAGCACGGGCTGGGCAGTTTTGTGCAGCGCATCAAGCCGGTGCATCAGGGCGATAAAACGCAGGCAGACCCGAAGAGCCGTTATTTGAGTACGCCGCGCCGCTTCCGTATGGCTTTTGAGGAGCTGGGTCCGACGTTTATCAAGTTGGGGCAGGTGTTGTCGACGCGGGTGGATATTTTCAGCGCGGAATGGATTGAGGAATTTGAGCGGCTGCAAAGCAATGTTGCGCCGATTCCGTTCGGCGATATTGAAACGCTGGTCGAATCGCAACTGGGCAGGCCGGTAGGGGAAGTCTTCCGATACATCAACCCCCGGCCGGTCGGCAGCGCATCTATCGCACAGGTGCATCAGGCGGTGTTGGTCAGCGGGGAGACGGTGGCGGTTAAAATCAAACGCCCCGACATTGAGCCGGTGATTCAGGCGGATTTGCGGATTTTGAACCATCTTGCCAGCCTGATTGAGTCGGAGATTCCGGAAACGCGCCGCTACCAGCCGGTGCAGATGGTGCAGTATTTTGCCCGTAGTTTGGCAAAGGAAACCGATTTGTCGGTAGAGTTGCGTTATATGCAGCGGTTCGGGCAGACTTTCGAGGGGCATGAGTTTATCCATATTCCGACGGTTTATCCGGAAATTTCCAACCGTCAGATTCTGGTTCAGGAGCATATCGGCGATACGCTGCTGAAAAACATCGATATTGATGAAATGCCGTCTGCAATGCGCGCGCGGCTGGCGGAACGGATTACCGATACGCTGTTTACCATGATTTTGAAGCAGGGTTTTTTCCACGCCGATCCGCACCCGGGCAATATTTTTGTGAACGGTGACGGACGGATTACGCTGATTGATTTCGGTTTGGTCGGCCACCTCAGCAGTACGCGCCGGCGTGAGATTGTCGAGCTGCTGACCGCGCTGGCCAACAAAGACCAATTTACCATGCAGTATGTATTGAGCAACTGGGCGGAGGGCGACTTGCCCGATGAAAACCTGCTCGGAGCAGATGTGTTGGAAATGCTGCTGAACTACGAACACACGCCGGTGCGCGATTTGCGTATCAGCCAAGTCATCAACGACATTACCCAAATCATGCGCCGCCACAGTCTGACGCTGCCGGGAGATTTGGTGATGCTGTTTAAAACGCTGATTACGCTGGAGGGCGTGGTGAAGCGGTTGGACGGTAAAATCGAGTTGCTGGAACGGGCAAAGCCGATTGTATTGGACGCTTTTCAAGAGCGGACTTCGCCCAAGCAGCTTGCCCGCAAGAGCAAAATGCACCTGCATACGCTGCTTCAGGCGGCGGACGAGCTGCCGCAGAGCGTGTTCCGTCTGAGCCGCCGTCTGCAAAAAGGGCAGATGGGCATTACCCTTGATTTTAAAAGGTTCGACCAGTTCGGGCACCAGTTGGACCGCGCCACCAACCGCCTGACGATGGGTATCGTAACCGCCGCGCTCATCATCGGCTCGTCTATTGTGATGAGTATTGAGACCGGGCCGAAACTGATTGGGTTTATCGGCTATCTGCTGGCGTTTGCCAACAGCTTGTGGATTATGTGGTCGATTTGGCGGTCGGGCAAACATTAG